A single window of Corallincola holothuriorum DNA harbors:
- the hemW gene encoding radical SAM family heme chaperone HemW: MQTLPPLSLYVHVPWCVQKCPYCDFNSHTLKGGVPEADYVDALLADLTQDLHYVQQRELTTIFIGGGTPSLLSAEAIERLLQGIAKRIPLANDCEITLEANPGTVESDKFAQFQQAGINRISIGVQSFQPQKLQALGRIHGRNEAINAAQMAQQARLQSFNLDLMHGLPDQSVADAMADLTQGIALAPPHLSWYQLTIEPNTLFHSRPPTLPDDDILWDIYEKGDEKLRQAGYQQYEVSAYFKSDSQVDYRCRHNLNYWRFGDYLGIGCGAHGKITLPVEGRIIRTSKIKHPKGYLEASNGYRHQTQAIAVADLPFEYFMNRLRLFEAFPQNEYSKLTGQAMSQIEPILANAEAQGLLSLTEESIQLTAKGHRYLNSLLEMFLPE, from the coding sequence GTGCAGACACTGCCGCCTCTCAGTCTTTACGTCCATGTCCCTTGGTGTGTGCAGAAGTGCCCCTACTGCGACTTTAACTCCCACACACTCAAAGGCGGTGTACCGGAAGCTGACTATGTCGATGCGTTACTCGCCGACCTGACGCAAGATCTACACTACGTGCAGCAACGCGAGCTAACGACTATTTTCATCGGTGGTGGCACCCCTAGCCTACTGTCAGCCGAAGCGATCGAACGTCTATTACAAGGTATCGCAAAACGTATCCCGCTTGCCAATGATTGTGAGATCACCTTGGAGGCCAATCCGGGGACAGTGGAAAGCGACAAATTTGCACAATTTCAACAAGCAGGGATCAATCGCATCTCTATTGGCGTGCAAAGCTTTCAACCACAAAAGCTACAAGCGCTGGGCCGCATCCATGGTCGTAACGAGGCAATTAATGCAGCACAAATGGCGCAACAGGCCAGATTACAAAGCTTTAATTTGGATCTAATGCATGGCTTACCGGATCAATCGGTTGCCGATGCGATGGCTGACCTAACCCAAGGCATCGCCTTAGCTCCCCCGCACCTGTCCTGGTATCAACTAACCATTGAGCCAAACACCCTTTTTCACAGCCGTCCACCCACCCTGCCTGACGACGACATCCTATGGGATATCTATGAAAAGGGTGATGAAAAACTGCGGCAGGCGGGGTATCAGCAATACGAAGTATCGGCTTATTTCAAGTCAGACAGCCAGGTGGATTACCGCTGCCGTCACAACTTGAACTACTGGCGATTTGGTGACTACCTGGGGATAGGCTGTGGTGCCCATGGCAAGATCACTTTACCTGTCGAAGGGCGGATTATTCGCACCAGCAAGATTAAACACCCGAAAGGCTATCTTGAAGCCAGCAACGGCTACCGACATCAAACACAAGCAATCGCCGTTGCAGATCTACCGTTTGAATACTTTATGAATCGACTCAGGTTATTTGAAGCTTTTCCGCAGAACGAATACAGTAAACTGACTGGACAGGCGATGAGCCAGATTGAACCCATTCTCGCCAATGCCGAGGCGCAGGGGCTGCTGAGTTTAACTGAGGAAAGTATTCAGTTAACTGCCAAAGGCCATCGTTACCTCAACAGCTTATTAGAGATGTTTTTACCAGAGTAA
- a CDS encoding XTP/dITP diphosphatase, whose amino-acid sequence MQKIVLATGNQGKVKELNQMLAGLPFDIIAQSAFDVPDIAETGTTFVENAIIKARHAAKITGLPTIADDSGLEVDALFGAPGIYSSRYAGEPSNDSNNIDKLLLELSGKPAAERKARFQCVLVYMRHADDPTPVICQGTWQGEIAVARQGEQGFGYDPVFWVPTEQCMAAELSKQRKNHLSHRGQALKQLLAQLTQA is encoded by the coding sequence ATGCAAAAAATCGTTCTCGCCACCGGCAATCAGGGCAAAGTCAAAGAACTCAATCAAATGCTTGCTGGGTTACCGTTTGATATTATCGCGCAAAGTGCATTCGATGTGCCTGATATCGCAGAAACCGGCACCACCTTTGTCGAAAATGCCATCATCAAAGCACGCCACGCGGCAAAAATCACCGGCCTACCGACTATCGCCGATGACTCCGGATTGGAGGTCGATGCTTTATTTGGCGCGCCGGGGATCTACTCTTCCCGCTATGCTGGCGAGCCGTCCAACGACAGCAACAACATAGATAAACTGCTGCTCGAGCTGAGTGGTAAGCCTGCTGCCGAGCGCAAAGCTCGCTTTCAATGTGTTCTGGTTTATATGCGCCACGCTGATGACCCAACACCAGTGATCTGCCAAGGTACATGGCAAGGGGAGATAGCTGTAGCGCGTCAAGGAGAGCAAGGCTTCGGTTATGATCCAGTGTTCTGGGTACCTACCGAACAGTGCATGGCCGCGGAACTTAGCAAGCAACGAAAGAATCATCTCAGTCACCGTGGTCAGGCGTTAAAGCAACTGTTGGCTCAACTCACTCAAGCCTAA